ATTTTAACGGTTTTATACTCTTTACCGTCCCGGGTATCGATCATCGTATCTGTTTGTGCAAAAGTACCTGCACAAATACTGAATGCCGCTATTAGCGTTGCAACAATAAACTTCATATGATTTTTCATCTTCAGAAAATTTTAAGTGTTCGTGATATTTTTTTCATCAATCGGGTAATTAGCATTTAAGTTCATGTATTTACACAATACATGCTATATAGGGAACTATCGCTAAGGGTTTTATGTTTTATATCTTTTCTCAATTTCTTAAAATTGAGTTAAATTCAATGCTTATTGGGGAAGCAAAAATCCTGAACCTTTCGCGTGTATCTTTAGCAGGCAGAATTTCTGAGATAAATGTAATTAAAAAATCGATACGAATTTTTGCTTTTAGCTATTAGCTATTGGCTTTTAGTAAAAAAAATTAACCAACGGCTAAGAGCTAACAGCTAACAGCTAACAGCCAACAGCCAATCACATTCCCAGTTCTTTGCGCCTGATTTTTATTTGCATGCATCCCGGTATGGGTTGTTCGGTTAAAAGTATGAGATAGCCGCCACCGCCTGCACCGGCCAATTTCCAGGCCAGGGCTTTGTCTTTATAATGATCAATAATCTCCTTTATTTTATCGTCCATCATGGCCGGAAACATGGTGGTTTGTGCCTTGAAAGAATTCAAAAAGGCTTCGGCAAATTTTTCTAAATTTTTGGTTTTAACAGCTTCCCATGCTTTTTCGGAGGCATCGGCCAATGCCTGAACATTTTCTTTGTTAATATAGGTTTCCTTAAGCAAATCGAGCCCCTGCTTTCGGGGCCAAAGCAGTACCATATTCAGGTGCTTTTCTAACCAAAACAAAATACTCTCGTCATGAATTTCCTCGAACTTTACGGGCCAGTAAGCATGATCGTAATAATGGCGAACCAAGCCGGGCATGCAAATCCCGATCGCATCCTGAGCACCGGAAATCAATTCGGAACCCGGCGTATTTTCATATTTAAAAAGGATTTCGGCCAACTTTTCAGGCTTATCGATGGGCAGGTTATGCGGCCATAATTTTTTCGCTGCATTTCGGGTTGATGTGGCCATTCCGCAACGCTCGTTATATTCGACTATGGGCTCCAATGATAAGGTAATGGCCCATCCCGGGTGGTATTTCGAAACATAGGGCTGGTCGATCCAGGTACCTGCAATGTCAATCCGGTAAGGCAAGTTGCAGTTATCCGACGAACGGATAGCGGTGGTCGATCGGGCAGGCAATCCCGCATCGGGAATCCGCTCCAACACTTTTAATTCAATTCCAAGTTCTCTGCAAAATTTTGCTTTGAGCGGAGAAAATCCGTCTTCATTCACCACTATATAATCGGGCTTCAGGTTCCGCACATTTTCTTCGAAGTCCATCATTCCCGAACCCTTATTGATAAAGGCTTCTTTAACATATTTTACAGCCCTGATCATGTACAGGCGCTCCTGCTCACTGTTAACGGTGTCGCGCCCCTTCAATTCGCGAATGGTTTGATCGGACCCGATCCCGACATACACTTCTCCGAATTTTGCTGCTTCCTTAAAAAAAGCGACATGCCCGCTATGGAGCATATCGTAACATCCGGAAACAAATACTTTCTTACTCATGATTCTTGTTCTATTTAAGCTTAATCAAATCAATGCAGACGTAACATTAAGCATGCTAAGTGGCAAATAAAAAAATTCTTAAAGTTGACTATCCCCGTGGCAGAGCCATGCGGTACTTGCCTGACCTGCCAGTCCGGCAGGCTGGCGACCAAGCAGGTTTCGTTAACTTTATTTCAGCTTATGGCTGAAATACGAATTTTTATTATTTTACCCCTCTGTCAGTCTATCGACTGACATCTCCCCTGATATTCAGGGGAGATTATACTGAAATCCCGAAGCAGAGCTTCGGGGAATTATTTATATTAAGCGTTTTTTGTACGATCGGTATCCATAAACCGTAATAACACAGAAGCTGATCAATGGCAATACGAAGGAGGCATTCACTGCAGGTAAAAAGCCAACACGCCCCAAATCGATAATTGCCCCTTGCAGTGGTGGCATCAATGCTCCGCCAACAATGGCCATGACCAATCCTGCTGAACCCATGGTGACGTCATTTCCAACAGTTCCCAGAGCTATTCCATAAATGGTTGGGAACATTAAGGACATGAACGCAGAAGTTGCAATCAGAAAATACAATCCGATCATGCCTTCAATCAAAATGGTACACGAAATCGTGATCATTCCGGCAATGGCAAACCACATCAGCAGTTTTCGTGCATTGATGTATTTCATTAAAAAGGTGCTCACAAATCTTCCGATCAGAAAAGCAAACATGGCCGCGATATTGTAGTTTTGAGCTGTTGCTTTATCGATGCCCAGATTTTCGGCATATTGGATAATAAAGGTCCAACACATGATTTGAGCCGCCACATAAAATACCTGAGCAATCACACCTTCGCGATACAAACTGTTCGTCAAAAGCCTTTTTATGGAACCCTTTACATCCACTTTATTTACCTGACCCGATTGGGGCATTTTGATCATGGCAATAACCACAAACATGATGATAACTACCAGTCCCAATGCCACATAGGGATTACGGATGATCATTAAGTCGTTGGTACGAATGGCAGCTTTGGTCGTTTCATCCAAAGTTGAGAAAATCAATTCGCCTGCGGCATTTCGTTGTTTATCAGATACCAATCCTGCAAGGATCAATTTTGAGGCGACAAACATTCCCAGTAATGAACCCATGGGATTGAATGCTTGTGCGAGGTTCAGCCGTTGGGTGGCTGTTTCTTTTGCACCCAGTGACAAAATAAATGGGTTTGCGGTTGTTTCCAGAAATGCCAATCCGAATGTAAGAATGTAGAGCGATCCTAAAAAGATCCCAAACATTTGAAATTGAGCGGCGGGCCAGAACAATAATGCACCTATGGCATAAAGTGCCAATCCCAGCAGGATTCCTTTTTTATATGAATATTTTTGAATGAACAAGGCTGCAGGGATCGCCATGGTTGCATAACCTCCATAAAAAGCGAGCTGAATGAGTGAAGCCTTGAAATTCGATATTTCCATGATCGTTCGAAATGCAGCAACCATCGGGTTGGTAATATCATTGGCGAAACCCCAGAGTGCAAATAAACTGGTGATCAATATAAACGGAAAAAGGTTTTTTTGGTCGACAATTTTAATTTTCGAATGCATAAATTCTTTTTGAAAGTCAGCGCTTAGGTGATAACCCCTTTTTTAAGTATGATATTTCCATATTTTGCGGTTTCGCCTGTCATCACGATCGCAAAAGCACCCTTTGATCTTTCATAGAATTTAAATCTTTCAAGTCGTTCAATTAAAGGTACCGTTTTACAAAAAGGAGCAATGCTTTTTAAATAGGATGCTTCAACCTTTAAATCGAGTTTATCACCCTCACCCGGATTCATCATAATAAGCGGATAGTGAACATAATTGTCCAATTCGAATAAAGGCATGATCGCTTTCAGCAGGTCGGCTATTTTCAGGCCATCCGCCCGGATAACATTTTTGTTCAGGCTTTTGCCCGGATAGTGTGCATCGGCTAATACGATTTCATCGCCATGCCCCATGCTGGCTAATGTTTTTAATAATTTGGGGCTGATTAATGGAGATATTCCTTTGAGCATGGGTCTTTGGTTTTAAATGAATGTGTTTGTGAGGAATAAAGATAGGGAAAATTTCAATGTGCTGATGTGATAATTTGATGATGTGCCGATGTAATGATGTGATGATGTGAATGTTTAGCTCTTTGTTTCATGTTTCATTGTTTCATTCTTTCACTGTTTCATTGCTAAAGGTTCAGATGTTCAAAAGTTCAGAAGTTCAGATAAAATTCATACAAACTATAAATTGAAAATCGAAAATTGACAATTGACAATCGAAAATCAAAAAAAGCGCCCCTTTCGGAAGCGCTTCATTCATAATTCAATTATTCAACCTTAAACAATCAACAATTATCCTTTAAAAATCATCATTTCTTAACCGTTTTCAGTAGGTCTTCAATGGCTGCTTCAAGCTGTTGGTCGCGGCCTTTGTCGATTACACCAGGCATATTTTTCACCATAATCTCAGGAACGGTTTGGTCATTTTCCATCCATCGGCCCTTGCTGTTTTTTGCACTCAAAGGGATTGAACCCCATCGAACGGTTCCGTTCTGGAGCATTTCCCAACCGGCAAAACTACAAGTTCCGGGAACAGGCATGCCCACCAGTTTTCCAATACCAAGTTCCTGATAAGCACATGCAAAACAGCTTCCGTCACTATAGTTCGATTCGTTTACCATGGCCAGTGAAGGTTTGGTCCATCTCCAACCCGGTTCATAACCAATGGAGCGACTTTCGATGGCATAATCGATAAATTTTTTGCCTGTAAAAAACATGGCCAGATCAGAAACGAGATCGCCACCACCATTGTTACGGGTATCAACGATCAGGGCATCACGGTCGTGATATTTACCCATCACTTTTTCGTAAGCATCGCGATAAGGTCCATCGCTCATGCCAGGAATGTGCACATAGGCCAGTTTTCCACCACTCATGCGATCCACTTCATCGGCATTCATTTTAATCCAACGCTCATAAAGCAAGGTACTTTCCTGACGCACAGAGATCGGTTTTACAGTAATATTCTGACGGGTTTTAGTTAGAGGGTCGAAAACAGTAATAGAAGTGAATTCGCCGGCTTTACGGTTCAGTAATTTGGCAAAATCAATATTGGCATTGATGTTTTCACCGCCAATTTGTTCAATGATCATTCCTTTGCTCACCTTGATACTTTCTTTATCGAGTGGCCCTTTTTTAATAATCTCAGTTATTTTGATTCCATCGCCTTGATAGGTATAATCAATAAAAACGCCCAAAGCAGCTGTTTGATCACCATTCGGATCAGTAAAACCATATCTTGCGCCTGAATGTGAAACGTTCAACTCTCCCAACATTTCTGACAGGAGTTCCGCAAACTCAAAATCATTTCCAATTGAAGGTAGTTTTGATTCGTATGCTGTCCTTAGTTTATCCCAAGGTGCTCCATGATAATCGGAAATGTAGAACATGGTTTTGTTGCGTTTCCAAACATGATCGAACATGTGTTGACGTTCGGCGACCAGATCAACAGTCAGTTCACCATTAATCGTAACCGGAGTGGTTTTTTTCCCTTTCACATCAACTTTTGAAATCTTACCGTCGGCCAATAAAAACAGGTTTTTCATCTCTTTATCCCAGGTTAACCTACCCGAACGTGCGCCTAATTTGATCAACATTTCGGTTTCCTTGGTGCGTAAATCTGTACTCCACAAATTAACACCTCTTTCGAAAGTTGCCAAATAATAAAGTGTTTCGCCATCTTCGGAGAGAACGGCATCGCTTAAGGCCGAAGAATGTATTGTCAAACGGGCCTTACGGTCTGTTAAACCATCAAAGTCGATCTTTACAAGGGTCGAATCCTTTTTGGGTTCGGCAGCCTTCTTGTCATCCGCTTTTTTATCATTCACTTTCTTAGCATCGGCTTCGGGTTTTGGTTTTTCAGGCTTTTTGCTCATTTCTTTCCAAAGGGCATATTCGTCTTTGGTCATATTGAATTTATCCCATGCATCCTGGGTTAAAAACATGGTGTACACATCCTGTTGCCTTGAACCGCTGTTTGCCTGAGAGCGCAATCCATTGCGATCGCTGAACCACAGCAATTGTTTGCCGCCATTTACCCATTTTGGCGACTGATCGCCATAACCACTTTCGGTTAAATTGACCATCTTTTGTTTGCCATCTGCCGCCAATAATACCACTTCCTGATTCGCCAGAACCGGGGTATATTCTACAAATAACCATTTACTATCGGGGCTCCATTCAAAAAATTGCCCTCCATCCTGCATGTAATAAAGCTCATCCTTAGTAAGCAGTGTGCGGCTTTGTTTCGAAGCAAGGTTATAAACTTTTAAGAATACTTTATTCTCGATGAAAGCTATTTCTTTTCCATCCGGAGAATATTTTGGCTGATAATTTTCATTTTCATTGCAAATCAAAGCTTCTTCTTTCAACAGTGTTGCAGCATAGAAATAAGGTTCTTTATCATCAACTTTTTTTGTTTGATAAATACCCCAGTTTGCATCCCGTTCACTTGCATAAATCAAAGATTTTCCGTCAGACGAAAAACTTACAAAACGTTCCTGGGCAGGGGTTCTTGTGATTCGTTTGGTAAATTTTGCTTCTACGGATGATACAAAAACCTCACCACGAACGATGTAGGCTACTTCTTTGCCATTTGGCGAAACTGCCATTTCACTCACATTACCACTGATCGGAATGATCAGTTCATTATTTATTTTAGCTTCGGTTCGAACATTGACAACTAATTTATTTGCCTCACCATCTTCGGTTTGAGTATACAGATCCCCATGCTGGGTATAGCTCAAAAGCCCATTGTCGGAAATGCTCAAATAACGTACAGGGTGAAAATCAAAACGGGTGATTTGCTGTTTTTGCTGAGGGTTATCCAGATTTAACTTATGAACATTGAAGGTTCCACTCTCTTCGCTTAAATAATAGATGCTTTTTTCGTCCGGGCTATAAACCGGGTTTCTGTCTTCACCATTGAAAGAAGTGATCATGGTATGCTGATCCGTTGCTTTGTCGTACTTCCAAAGATCACGTGTTACCGATGAAGTATGATGTTTACGGAAAGTATTTTCCCCTCCAGGTTTATCATGATAGATCATCTGTTTTCCGTTTTTACTAATCTGAATATCTTCAGCCGGAATAGTCCAGAGTTGATCAACCCTTCCGCCGATAACTGCTAC
The genomic region above belongs to Bacteroidota bacterium and contains:
- a CDS encoding adenylyltransferase/cytidyltransferase family protein, whose product is MSKKVFVSGCYDMLHSGHVAFFKEAAKFGEVYVGIGSDQTIRELKGRDTVNSEQERLYMIRAVKYVKEAFINKGSGMMDFEENVRNLKPDYIVVNEDGFSPLKAKFCRELGIELKVLERIPDAGLPARSTTAIRSSDNCNLPYRIDIAGTWIDQPYVSKYHPGWAITLSLEPIVEYNERCGMATSTRNAAKKLWPHNLPIDKPEKLAEILFKYENTPGSELISGAQDAIGICMPGLVRHYYDHAYWPVKFEEIHDESILFWLEKHLNMVLLWPRKQGLDLLKETYINKENVQALADASEKAWEAVKTKNLEKFAEAFLNSFKAQTTMFPAMMDDKIKEIIDHYKDKALAWKLAGAGGGGYLILLTEQPIPGCMQIKIRRKELGM
- the fucP gene encoding L-fucose:H+ symporter permease, with the translated sequence MHSKIKIVDQKNLFPFILITSLFALWGFANDITNPMVAAFRTIMEISNFKASLIQLAFYGGYATMAIPAALFIQKYSYKKGILLGLALYAIGALLFWPAAQFQMFGIFLGSLYILTFGLAFLETTANPFILSLGAKETATQRLNLAQAFNPMGSLLGMFVASKLILAGLVSDKQRNAAGELIFSTLDETTKAAIRTNDLMIIRNPYVALGLVVIIMFVVIAMIKMPQSGQVNKVDVKGSIKRLLTNSLYREGVIAQVFYVAAQIMCWTFIIQYAENLGIDKATAQNYNIAAMFAFLIGRFVSTFLMKYINARKLLMWFAIAGMITISCTILIEGMIGLYFLIATSAFMSLMFPTIYGIALGTVGNDVTMGSAGLVMAIVGGALMPPLQGAIIDLGRVGFLPAVNASFVLPLISFCVITVYGYRSYKKRLI
- the fucU gene encoding L-fucose mutarotase, producing MLKGISPLISPKLLKTLASMGHGDEIVLADAHYPGKSLNKNVIRADGLKIADLLKAIMPLFELDNYVHYPLIMMNPGEGDKLDLKVEASYLKSIAPFCKTVPLIERLERFKFYERSKGAFAIVMTGETAKYGNIILKKGVIT
- a CDS encoding peptidase S41, with protein sequence MRNYFILIFVLCFSGLFAQENAQWIRYSAISPDGTQIAFTYKGDLYTVPVAGGDAKALTFHGAQDFMPVWSNDGSKISFASNRYGNFDIFMMDAKGGEPTRLTYHSNDEFPYTFTLDDKNIVFGGQRMDIAEHRQFPTGAQPEVYQVAVIGGRVDQLWTIPAEDIQISKNGKQMIYHDKPGGENTFRKHHTSSVTRDLWKYDKATDQHTMITSFNGEDRNPVYSPDEKSIYYLSEESGTFNVHKLNLDNPQQKQQITRFDFHPVRYLSISDNGLLSYTQHGDLYTQTEDGEANKLVVNVRTEAKINNELIIPISGNVSEMAVSPNGKEVAYIVRGEVFVSSVEAKFTKRITRTPAQERFVSFSSDGKSLIYASERDANWGIYQTKKVDDKEPYFYAATLLKEEALICNENENYQPKYSPDGKEIAFIENKVFLKVYNLASKQSRTLLTKDELYYMQDGGQFFEWSPDSKWLFVEYTPVLANQEVVLLAADGKQKMVNLTESGYGDQSPKWVNGGKQLLWFSDRNGLRSQANSGSRQQDVYTMFLTQDAWDKFNMTKDEYALWKEMSKKPEKPKPEADAKKVNDKKADDKKAAEPKKDSTLVKIDFDGLTDRKARLTIHSSALSDAVLSEDGETLYYLATFERGVNLWSTDLRTKETEMLIKLGARSGRLTWDKEMKNLFLLADGKISKVDVKGKKTTPVTINGELTVDLVAERQHMFDHVWKRNKTMFYISDYHGAPWDKLRTAYESKLPSIGNDFEFAELLSEMLGELNVSHSGARYGFTDPNGDQTAALGVFIDYTYQGDGIKITEIIKKGPLDKESIKVSKGMIIEQIGGENINANIDFAKLLNRKAGEFTSITVFDPLTKTRQNITVKPISVRQESTLLYERWIKMNADEVDRMSGGKLAYVHIPGMSDGPYRDAYEKVMGKYHDRDALIVDTRNNGGGDLVSDLAMFFTGKKFIDYAIESRSIGYEPGWRWTKPSLAMVNESNYSDGSCFACAYQELGIGKLVGMPVPGTCSFAGWEMLQNGTVRWGSIPLSAKNSKGRWMENDQTVPEIMVKNMPGVIDKGRDQQLEAAIEDLLKTVKK